The following coding sequences lie in one Halorarum halophilum genomic window:
- the secF gene encoding protein translocase subunit SecF, producing the protein MASFEVPEVDYTRYTNRQLAAVPLAVLAVALLVIAGFYATTGSPVTPGVEFTGGTELRVTVDGGNAQEQIQSAFSAEPDSIQSVQGSDVYIVTFKEADASTSQLETQAEQAGFEVRSISSISPSFGSDTQLLALLGIGVAFAGMAVLVFGMFRTFVPSIAVVISAFSDIVIPVALMNVFGIELTLGTVAALLMLIGYSVDSDILLNNHILRRSGDFYESTHRAMRTGVTMTLTSLAAMAVMALTATLLGIGLLSSIGIILVFGLATDLMNTYMLNLSLLRWYKYEGVAR; encoded by the coding sequence ATGGCTAGTTTCGAGGTACCGGAGGTCGATTACACCCGGTACACGAACCGTCAACTCGCGGCGGTTCCTCTCGCCGTGCTCGCGGTCGCCCTCCTCGTCATCGCGGGCTTCTACGCGACGACGGGGTCGCCGGTGACCCCCGGTGTGGAGTTCACGGGTGGGACCGAACTCCGCGTCACCGTGGACGGGGGGAACGCCCAGGAACAGATCCAGTCGGCGTTCTCCGCCGAACCCGACAGCATCCAGTCGGTCCAGGGGAGCGACGTCTACATTGTGACGTTCAAGGAGGCCGACGCGTCGACGTCGCAGCTCGAGACGCAGGCCGAGCAGGCGGGCTTCGAGGTCCGCTCTATCAGCTCCATCTCCCCGAGCTTCGGGTCGGACACGCAGCTCCTCGCGCTCCTCGGCATCGGCGTCGCGTTCGCCGGCATGGCGGTGCTGGTGTTCGGGATGTTCCGGACGTTCGTGCCGAGCATCGCCGTCGTCATCTCGGCGTTCTCGGACATCGTCATCCCGGTCGCGCTGATGAACGTCTTCGGCATCGAACTCACGCTGGGGACCGTCGCCGCGCTGCTGATGCTCATCGGGTACTCCGTCGACTCGGACATCCTGTTGAACAACCACATCCTCCGGCGGTCGGGTGACTTCTACGAGTCCACCCATCGCGCGATGCGGACCGGCGTGACGATGACGCTCACCTCGCTGGCCGCGATGGCGGTGATGGCGCTGACCGCGACGCTGCTCGGGATCGGCCTGCTCTCGAGCATCGGTATCATCCTCGTGTTCGGGCTCGCGACCGACCTGATGAACACCTACATGCTCAACCTCAGCCTCCTTCGCTGGTACAAGTACGAGGGGGTGGCGCGATGA
- a CDS encoding DUF5812 family protein, which produces MEGTFLVTHAEEDSAVLRDVDSGQVLTLSSNPGVEEGEAVEGVLTPDPPMNVVWRLVEVEERRELALEEGDEPPTRNSLDVAAEQDVGELTRVERAGTGELHVITVPEEQTEEAVADVLEDRDGTLARAARLGVNRVEIRSAPGVVVVRYLP; this is translated from the coding sequence ATGGAGGGAACGTTCCTCGTCACCCACGCAGAGGAGGACTCGGCCGTGCTCCGCGACGTCGACTCCGGGCAGGTGCTCACGCTCTCCTCGAACCCCGGCGTGGAGGAGGGCGAGGCCGTCGAGGGCGTCCTCACGCCCGACCCGCCGATGAACGTCGTCTGGCGACTGGTGGAGGTCGAGGAGCGTCGCGAACTCGCGCTGGAGGAGGGCGACGAACCGCCGACGCGGAACAGCCTCGACGTCGCCGCCGAGCAGGACGTGGGCGAACTCACCCGCGTGGAACGGGCCGGAACCGGCGAACTCCACGTCATCACCGTGCCCGAGGAGCAGACGGAGGAGGCCGTCGCCGACGTGCTCGAGGACCGCGACGGGACGCTCGCCCGCGCCGCCCGCCTCGGGGTCAACCGCGTCGAGATTCGTTCGGCGCCAGGGGTCGTCGTCGTCCGCTACCTTCCCTGA
- a CDS encoding tRNA pseudouridine(54/55) synthase Pus10 encodes MDVLSPARDLLATGPLCDNCLGRPFAERSFGLGNAERGRGLRVALALADDDDFSAGDPANCWVCEGATARFDEWAERAVAAVEGIEFATYQVGTRVPPLAEENGLLLREDAGLDPEAGEPLRKEFNREVGKRFGQLTGAEVEFGRPDVQFLLDLEADRVEATVNSAFVYGRYRKLERDIPQTEWPCSDCRGSGRDGSDPCPTCDGTGYLYPESVQQLTAPVVEDVMDGVDSVFHGAGREDVDALMLGTGRPFVIEVEEPRRRDVDVERLEADINAFADGKVEVEGLRRCTHAMVERVKGLDASKRYRAAVEFGDEVTAEGLAEALEALDGAVVEQYTPNRVDHRRAAKTRVRTVHDVAGELEDPRHATVEVHGEGGLYIKELISGDEGRTEPSLAGLLGVDAVVTALDVLEVEGEDEPFEDEEFFLD; translated from the coding sequence ATGGACGTTCTCTCGCCCGCCCGCGACCTCCTCGCGACCGGGCCCCTCTGTGACAACTGCCTCGGTCGGCCGTTCGCCGAACGCTCGTTCGGCCTCGGCAACGCCGAGCGCGGCCGCGGCCTCCGGGTCGCGCTCGCGCTCGCGGACGACGACGACTTCTCCGCCGGCGATCCCGCAAACTGCTGGGTCTGCGAGGGCGCGACCGCACGGTTCGACGAGTGGGCCGAGCGCGCCGTCGCCGCCGTCGAGGGTATCGAGTTCGCCACCTACCAGGTCGGCACCCGCGTGCCGCCCCTGGCCGAGGAGAACGGCCTCCTGCTCCGGGAGGACGCCGGACTGGACCCCGAGGCCGGCGAACCGCTGCGCAAGGAGTTCAACCGCGAGGTCGGCAAGCGGTTCGGCCAGTTGACCGGCGCCGAGGTGGAGTTCGGTCGCCCGGACGTGCAGTTCCTCCTCGACCTGGAGGCCGACCGCGTCGAGGCCACCGTCAACTCGGCGTTCGTCTACGGACGCTACCGGAAGCTCGAGCGGGACATCCCCCAGACGGAGTGGCCCTGCTCGGACTGTCGGGGCTCCGGCCGGGACGGCTCCGACCCGTGCCCCACCTGCGACGGGACGGGCTACCTCTACCCCGAGAGCGTCCAGCAACTCACCGCGCCCGTCGTCGAGGACGTGATGGACGGCGTCGACTCCGTGTTCCACGGCGCCGGCCGCGAGGACGTGGACGCGCTGATGCTCGGCACCGGCCGCCCGTTCGTCATCGAGGTCGAGGAACCCCGCCGCCGCGACGTCGACGTGGAACGACTGGAGGCCGACATCAACGCGTTCGCCGACGGGAAGGTCGAGGTGGAGGGCCTCCGGCGCTGCACCCACGCGATGGTCGAACGGGTGAAGGGGCTCGACGCGAGCAAGCGCTACCGCGCCGCGGTCGAGTTCGGCGACGAGGTGACGGCGGAGGGGCTGGCCGAGGCGCTCGAAGCGCTCGACGGCGCGGTCGTGGAGCAGTACACACCGAACAGGGTCGACCACCGCCGGGCGGCGAAGACGCGCGTCCGGACGGTCCACGACGTCGCGGGCGAACTCGAGGACCCGCGCCACGCCACCGTCGAGGTCCACGGCGAGGGCGGCCTCTACATCAAGGAGCTCATCTCGGGCGACGAGGGCCGGACGGAACCGAGCCTCGCGGGCCTGCTCGGCGTCGACGCGGTCGTGACCGCGCTCGACGTGCTCGAAGTCGAGGGCGAGGACGAGCCGTTCGAGGACGAGGAGTTCTTCCTGGACTGA
- the rnhB gene encoding ribonuclease HII, which yields MLGADEAGKGPVLGPMVAAAVRAPEGAIPDGVDDSKRLAPARREELDALLREHPEVSVGVAVVPTTRIDDPGTDMNLLTVAGQVEALAAVAEDGDEAVVDAGDVSETRFARRVCEGVADANPAVEVDVRGEHGADESYPIVAAASVVAKVERDRRVAAIADEYGEVGSGYPSDPTTRDFLREYVEEHGDLPDCARRSWATCADVLAAAEQSALEEF from the coding sequence ATGCTCGGCGCCGACGAGGCCGGAAAGGGACCCGTACTCGGCCCGATGGTCGCGGCCGCGGTCCGCGCACCCGAGGGGGCGATCCCCGACGGCGTCGACGACTCGAAACGGCTCGCGCCCGCACGCCGGGAGGAACTCGATGCGCTCCTCCGCGAGCACCCCGAGGTCTCCGTCGGCGTCGCCGTCGTCCCGACGACCCGCATCGACGACCCCGGGACGGACATGAACCTGCTCACCGTCGCCGGGCAGGTCGAGGCGCTCGCGGCAGTGGCCGAGGACGGCGACGAGGCGGTCGTCGACGCCGGCGACGTGAGCGAGACGCGCTTCGCCCGCCGGGTGTGCGAGGGCGTCGCCGACGCGAACCCGGCGGTCGAGGTCGACGTCCGCGGCGAACACGGGGCAGACGAGTCGTACCCGATCGTCGCGGCCGCGAGCGTCGTCGCGAAGGTGGAGCGGGATCGCCGCGTCGCCGCCATCGCCGACGAGTACGGCGAGGTCGGCAGCGGCTACCCCTCCGATCCGACGACCCGGGACTTCCTCCGGGAGTACGTGGAGGAGCACGGCGACCTGCCCGACTGCGCCCGCCGGTCGTGGGCGACGTGTGCGGACGTGCTCGCGGCGGCGGAGCAGTCCGCGCTGGAGGAGTTCTGA
- a CDS encoding preprotein translocase subunit SecD gives MSSMRDNWRVVLLVVVLLLSTVFLFAPGFGNQGPSAPDTATNLKYGLDLSGGTRVRAPVVGITAQEVEIGNESLADVERSVAANLDGTDANDVIARQTGPTTGTVEVVDRNVTTDELSTALDQAGYAHGDVTDGVTDTTLQETVRVLESKINEAGLSGGSVTTTTTTGGEDFVLVQVPNQDRSDVLELVSSRGSVSIVAYHPSENGSGYTNTTVIRQEDFQRIGGAQQGEQGPGPHVQVAVKDGEAQRVQQSFVDTGVAQQGGTTCTYESNPGNTQPCILVVRDGNVVSSFGMDPGLAQSMRSGEWAENPTFILVTGNFSDAQQVAVDLRAGALPAPLAVDQGTTTSITATQGETFRTDSLIIGIIAVLTVSVVVFLRYGDPQVAAPMVVTAMSEVYALLGFAALIQYPLDLAVIAGFIAVIGTGVDDLVIIADEVMSEGDVNSRRVFQSRFRKAFWVIGAAAATTIVAMSPLAVLSLGDLQGFAIFTILGVLVGVLITRPAYGDILRVLLTER, from the coding sequence CTGAGCTCGATGCGCGACAACTGGCGGGTCGTCCTGCTCGTCGTCGTGCTCCTCCTCTCCACGGTGTTCCTCTTCGCACCCGGGTTCGGGAACCAGGGCCCGTCCGCGCCGGACACGGCGACGAACCTGAAGTACGGCCTCGACCTGTCGGGCGGTACGCGGGTCCGCGCGCCGGTGGTGGGCATCACCGCACAGGAGGTCGAGATCGGCAACGAGAGCCTCGCTGACGTCGAACGCTCCGTCGCGGCGAACCTCGACGGAACCGACGCCAACGACGTCATCGCCCGGCAGACCGGGCCCACGACCGGGACCGTCGAGGTCGTGGACCGGAACGTCACCACCGACGAACTGTCTACGGCGCTCGACCAGGCGGGGTACGCCCACGGCGACGTTACGGACGGGGTGACCGACACCACGCTCCAGGAGACCGTCCGCGTGCTCGAATCGAAGATCAACGAGGCCGGCCTCTCCGGCGGGAGCGTCACGACGACCACGACCACCGGCGGCGAGGACTTCGTGCTCGTCCAGGTCCCCAACCAGGACCGCTCCGACGTGCTCGAACTGGTAAGCTCTCGCGGGAGCGTCAGCATCGTGGCCTACCACCCGTCCGAGAACGGGTCTGGGTACACGAACACGACCGTCATCCGGCAGGAGGACTTCCAGCGCATCGGCGGCGCCCAGCAGGGCGAGCAGGGGCCCGGACCGCACGTCCAGGTCGCGGTGAAGGACGGCGAGGCCCAGCGCGTCCAGCAGTCGTTCGTCGACACGGGCGTCGCCCAGCAGGGCGGCACCACCTGTACCTACGAGTCGAACCCCGGGAACACCCAGCCGTGCATCCTCGTCGTCCGCGACGGCAACGTGGTCTCCTCGTTCGGGATGGACCCCGGCCTCGCACAGTCGATGCGGAGCGGCGAGTGGGCGGAGAACCCGACGTTCATCCTGGTGACGGGGAACTTCTCGGACGCCCAGCAGGTCGCGGTCGACCTCCGCGCTGGTGCGCTCCCGGCGCCGCTCGCGGTCGACCAGGGGACGACGACCTCCATCACGGCGACCCAGGGTGAGACGTTCCGGACCGATTCGCTCATCATCGGCATCATCGCCGTCCTCACGGTGAGCGTCGTCGTGTTCCTCCGGTACGGCGACCCCCAGGTCGCGGCCCCGATGGTCGTCACCGCGATGTCCGAGGTATACGCGCTGCTCGGCTTCGCCGCGCTCATCCAGTACCCGCTGGATCTGGCGGTCATCGCCGGCTTCATCGCGGTCATCGGGACCGGGGTGGACGACCTCGTCATCATCGCCGACGAGGTGATGAGCGAGGGGGACGTGAACTCCAGACGGGTGTTCCAGTCGCGCTTCCGCAAGGCGTTCTGGGTCATCGGCGCCGCCGCCGCCACGACCATCGTCGCGATGTCGCCGCTGGCGGTGCTGTCGCTCGGAGACCTCCAGGGCTTCGCCATCTTCACCATCCTCGGCGTGCTCGTCGGGGTGCTCATCACCCGGCCCGCCTACGGGGACATCCTGCGCGTGCTGCTGACCGAGCGCTGA
- a CDS encoding DUF7344 domain-containing protein, protein MKDLTIPPEAVSRADDELLGVLADEHCRTVLWYFRYYSTHVATVDALEQFVCEQHGQHAGEAHVAVYLHHSILPKLANAGLVDYDARSRTARYRVDPNVETWLDHVTEHGEPHA, encoded by the coding sequence ATGAAGGACCTCACCATCCCGCCCGAAGCGGTTTCGAGGGCGGACGACGAGCTACTGGGGGTACTCGCGGACGAGCACTGCCGCACGGTTCTCTGGTACTTCCGGTACTACTCGACCCACGTGGCGACCGTCGACGCCCTCGAGCAGTTCGTGTGCGAACAGCACGGGCAGCACGCGGGGGAGGCCCACGTCGCCGTCTACCTTCACCACTCGATCCTCCCCAAACTGGCGAACGCCGGTCTCGTGGACTACGATGCGAGGAGTCGTACCGCTCGATACCGGGTCGACCCGAACGTCGAGACGTGGCTCGACCACGTGACCGAACACGGTGAACCCCACGCGTAA